A single window of Watersipora subatra chromosome 11, tzWatSuba1.1, whole genome shotgun sequence DNA harbors:
- the LOC137408491 gene encoding inhibitor of Bruton tyrosine kinase-like: MEYFQTMLTGHWMEGQDRMMRLELPIPYDILYAVMLFVYTDDCLHLQGQNIDIEFVVNVLVVADQLLLERLKEICEKLIISQLTIDNVTQVYQLSITYQTQQLRDAAMFMICLNMAEMLELSLLEELDAESLLLLTNYYRDKMERCMCRRSIGKSSWTPSEEEMNLVAKEQLEESLQQPKRTRRRTRTISTSSADSDIVNTTMEGLRLNDKDFEDEFEVQKPPISIISEPVSNGEASAFQTSPPPVLSPQIQQTCGSEVEAPVLRNIMSEEKKVSSNIRSERKVKGKHKYRSLDTFVTKSAAQDSNKEETILTPNNKPVSPWSSLQSSATVTSLRDVMRSEQTRSDSSKLKPDNMKISKSKPKFVSVNKKSEQPKPEKSPAWAFPVCQTPSQTENALSPSQKQDFQKVFHSPPTSPVTHEPHSHRLTGSNLQEIIKQEVMEAKERERHSNKPLTSVQIEERAMEELKQRYEAVKNVYERITVERVTHSTTAPLWRNQST, encoded by the exons ATGGAGTATTTTCAAACCATGCTAACTGGCCATTGGATGGAG GGCCAAGATAGGATGATGAGGTTGGAGTTGCCTATCCCATATGATATTCTCTATGCAGTCATGCTCTTTGTCTACACAGATGACTGTTTGCATCTTCAAG gtCAGAACATAGACATAGAGTTTGTGGTAAATGTTTTGGTTGTGGCTGATCAGCTTCTGTTGGAGAGGCTCAAAGAAATATGTGAAAAGCTGATTATTTCCCAGCTCACCATTGACAATGTTACACAGGTGTACCAGCTCTCCATAACCTACCAAACGCAACAACTCAGG GATGCAGCTATGTTCATGATCTGTCTAAACATGGCTGAGATGTTGGAGTTGTCACTCTTGGAAGAACTGGATGCTGAGTCCCTACTACTGTTGACGAATTATTATCGTGATAAGATGGAGAGGTGCATGTGCAGGCGATCCATCGGCAAGTCCAG CTGGACCCCGAGTGAGGAAGAGATGAATCTGGTAGCGAAAGAGCAACTAGAGGAGTCATTACAACAACCAAAGAGAACACGCAGACGAACTAGAACGATATCGACATCTAGTGCCGACTCAGATATTGTCAACACTACTATGGAAG GCTTACGACTGAATGATAAGGATTTTGAAGATGAATTCGAGGTTCAAAAGCCTCCTATAAGCATTATCAGTGAGCCAGTTTCCAATGGAGAGGCGTCTGCCTTTCAGACCTCACCTCCTCCAGTTTTATCCCCTCAGATTCAACAAACCTGTGGGAGTGAAGTCGAGGCGCCTGTCCTTAGAAATATTATGAGTGAAGAAAAGAAGGTTTCATCAAACATTCGCTCAGAGCG GAAGGTCAAAGGAAAACACAAGTACAGATCACTCGACACATTTGTCACAAAATCTGCAGCTCAAGACTCGAACAAAGAGGAGACGATTCTTACTCCAAATAATAAACCTGTGTCTCCATG GTCTTCACTGCAGTCGTCAGCAACTGTGACCTCATTGAGGGATGTCATGAGAAGTGAACAAACTCGTTCTGACTCTTCCAAACTTAAACCAGACAACATGAAAATCAGCAAATCTAAACCAAAGTTTGTCAGCGTTAACAAGAAGAG TGAGCAGCCAAAGCCTGAGAAGTCACCTGCTTGGGCTTTTCCTGTATGTCAAACTCCATCTCAGACAGAGAATGCTCTCTCACCATCACAGAAGCAAGACTTCCAAAAAGTTTTTCATAGCCCTCCAACCTCACCGGTGACGCATGAACCGCATTCTCATCGTTTGACGGGTTCAAATCTTCAAGAGATCATCAAACAGGAAGTGATGGAAGCCAAAGAGCGAGAGCGACATTCAAACAAACCGCTCACCTCTGTTCAG